In Dasypus novemcinctus isolate mDasNov1 chromosome 10, mDasNov1.1.hap2, whole genome shotgun sequence, one DNA window encodes the following:
- the MDK gene encoding midkine isoform X2, with protein sequence MQHRGFLLLALLALLALTSAVAKKKDKVKKGGPGSECGEWSWGPCTPSSKDCGVGFREGTCGAQTQRIRCRVPCNWKKEFGADCKYKFESWGACDGGTGTKARQGTLKKARYNAQCQETIRVTKPCTPKTKAKAKAKKGKGKD encoded by the exons ATGCAGCACCGAGGCTTCCTCCTCCTCGCCCTCCTCGCCCTGCTGGCGCTCACCTCCGCGGTGGCCAAAAAGAAAG ACAAGGTGAAGAAGGGCGGCCCGGGGAGCGAGTGCGGGGAGTGGAGCTGGGGGCCCTGCACCCCCAGCAGCAAGGACTGCGGCGTGGGTTTCCGCGAGGGCACGTGCGGGGCCCAGACTCAGCGTATCCGGTGCAGGGTGCCGTGCAACTGGAAGAAGGAGTTTGGAG CGGACTGCAAGTACAAGTTTGAGAGCTGGGGGGCGTGTGATGGGGGCACAGGCACCAAAGCCCGCCAAGGCACCCTGAAGAAGGCGCGGTACAACGCCCAGTGCCAGGAGACCATCCGGGTGACCAAGCCCTGCACCCCCAAGACCAAAGCCAAGGCCAAAG ctaaaaaagggaagggaaaggactAG
- the CHRM4 gene encoding muscarinic acetylcholine receptor M4 produces the protein MANFTPVNGSSGNQSVRLVTSTHNRYETVEMVFIATVTGSLSLVTVVGNILVMLSIKVNRQLQTVNNYFLFSLACADLIIGAFSMNLYTVYIIKGYWPLGAVVCDLWLALDYVVSNASVMNLLIISFDRYFCVTKPLTYPARRTTKMAGLMIAAAWVLSFVLWAPAILFWQFVVGKRTVPDNQCFIQFLSNPAVTFGTAIAAFYLPVVIMTVLYIHISLASRSRVHKHRPEGPKEKKAKTLAFLKSPLMKQSLKKPPPGEAAREELHNGKLEEAPPPALPPPPRPVAEKDISNESSSGSATQNTKERPPTELSTIEATTPATPAPALQPRALNPASRWSKIQIVTKQTGNECVTAIEIVPATPAGMRPAANVARKFASIARNQVRKKRQMAARERKVTRTIFAILLAFILTWTPYNVMVLVNTFCDSCIPDTVWSIGYWLCYVNSTINPACYALCNATFKKTFRHLLLCQYRNIGTAR, from the coding sequence ATGGCGAACTTCACACCAGTCAACGGCAGCTCGGGCAACCAGTCTGTGCGCCTGGTCACGTCAACCCATAACCGCTACGAGACAGTGGAGATGGTGTTCATCGCCACAGTGACGGGCTCGCTGAGCCTGGTGACTGTCGTGGGCAACATCTTGGTGATGCTGTCCATCAAGGTCAACAGGCAGCTGCAGACAGTCAACAACTACTTTCTCTTCAGCCTGGCGTGTGCCGACCTCATCATCGGCGCTTTCTCCATGAACCTCTACACCGTGTACATCATCAAGGGCTACTGGCCGCTGGGAGCCGTGGTCTGTGACCTGTGGCTGGCCCTGGACTACGTGGTGAGCAATGCCTCCGTCATGAACCTGCTCATCATCAGCTTTGACCGGTACTTCTGCGTCACCAAGCCCCTCACCTACCCGGCCCGACGCACCACCAAAATGGCAGGCCTCATGATCGCCGCTGCCTGGGTCCTGTCCTTTGTGCTCTGGGCGCCCGCCATCTTGTTCTGGCAGTTTGTGGTGGGCAAGCGGACAGTGCCTGACAACCAGTGCTTCATCCAGTTCCTGTCCAACCCAGCGGTGACCTTCGGCACAGCCATCGCTGCCTTCTACCTGCCTGTGGTCATCATGACAGTCCTCTACATCCACATCTCCCTGGCCAGTCGCAGCCGGGTTCACAAGCACCGGCCtgaaggccccaaggagaagaaagccAAGACCTTGGCTTTCCTGAAGAGCCCCCTGATGAAGCAGAGTCTCAAGAAGCCCCCGCCAGGGGAGGCTGCGCGAGAGGAGTTGCACAATGGGAAGCTAGAAGAGGCCCCGCCACCAGCCCTGCCACCCCCGCCACGCCCAGTGGCTGAGAAGGACATTTCCAATGAGTCCAGCTCAGGCAGCGCCACCCAGAACACCAAGGAACGACCGCCCACAGAGCTGTCGACCATAGAGGCTACCACGCCTGCCACGCCTGCCCCTGCCCTACAGCCACGGGCCCTCAACCCGGCCTCCAGATGGTCCAAGATCCAGATTGTGACAAAGCAGACGGGCAACGAGTGTGTGACGGCGATCGAGATCGTGCCCGCCACGCCAGCCGGCATGCGCCCGGCGGCCAACGTGGCCCGCAAGTTTGCCAGCATCGCCCGCAACCAGGTACGCAAGAAGCGGCAGATGGCGGCCCGGGAGCGCAAGGTGACGCGGACCATCTTTGCCATCCTGCTGGCCTTCATCCTCACCTGGACGCCCTACAACGTCATGGTCCTGGTGAACACCTTCTGCGATAGCTGCATCCCTGACACCGTGTGGTCCATTGGCTACTGGCTCTGCTACGTCAACAGCACCATCAACCCCGCCTGCTACGCCCTCTGCAATGCCACTTTCAAAAAGACCTTCAGGCACCTGCTGCTCTGCCAGTATCGGAACATCGGCACTGCCAGGTAG
- the MDK gene encoding midkine isoform X1, with amino-acid sequence MQHRGFLLLALLALLALTSAVAKKKDKVKKGGPGSECGEWSWGPCTPSSKDCGVGFREGTCGAQTQRIRCRVPCNWKKEFGGTLPPADCKYKFESWGACDGGTGTKARQGTLKKARYNAQCQETIRVTKPCTPKTKAKAKAKKGKGKD; translated from the exons ATGCAGCACCGAGGCTTCCTCCTCCTCGCCCTCCTCGCCCTGCTGGCGCTCACCTCCGCGGTGGCCAAAAAGAAAG ACAAGGTGAAGAAGGGCGGCCCGGGGAGCGAGTGCGGGGAGTGGAGCTGGGGGCCCTGCACCCCCAGCAGCAAGGACTGCGGCGTGGGTTTCCGCGAGGGCACGTGCGGGGCCCAGACTCAGCGTATCCGGTGCAGGGTGCCGTGCAACTGGAAGAAGGAGTTTGGAG GCACTCTCCCGCCAGCGGACTGCAAGTACAAGTTTGAGAGCTGGGGGGCGTGTGATGGGGGCACAGGCACCAAAGCCCGCCAAGGCACCCTGAAGAAGGCGCGGTACAACGCCCAGTGCCAGGAGACCATCCGGGTGACCAAGCCCTGCACCCCCAAGACCAAAGCCAAGGCCAAAG ctaaaaaagggaagggaaaggactAG